In one window of Clostridia bacterium DNA:
- a CDS encoding adenosylhomocysteinase, translating to MRESIIRDIKKAESGHRKIEWVKGYMPVLSTIEKEFIKEQPFAGKKIVMSIHLEAKTAYLSKVLKAGGAEVSVTGSNPLSTQDDIAAALVEDGLNVYAWYNATTEEYNQHLNAALDIRPDIVIDDGGDLVHLLHGERQELLPNIIGGSEETTTGVLRLKARDREGLLKFPMISVNDAYCKYLFDNRYGTGQSVWDGIMRTTNLIVAGKNVVVVGYGWCGKGVAMKAKGLGANVIVCEIDPIKAIEAYMDGFRVMSMDDAASIGDFFVTVTGCAKVITGKHYKVMKNGAVLSNAGHFDVEVWKPELESMCKEKRIMRNNIMGYVMEDGRIINLLADGRLVNLAAGDGHPAEIMDMSFALQALCARYISESKGKLQSKVYEVPEAIDKKVAHMKLEALGITIDKLTKEQEEYLRGWGE from the coding sequence ATGAGAGAGAGTATAATCAGAGATATTAAGAAAGCTGAGTCAGGACATAGGAAGATAGAATGGGTAAAAGGCTATATGCCTGTGCTGTCAACCATTGAGAAGGAATTTATAAAGGAACAGCCCTTTGCAGGCAAGAAAATAGTAATGTCCATTCATCTTGAGGCAAAAACCGCATATCTTTCCAAGGTACTGAAAGCAGGAGGCGCAGAGGTTTCGGTTACAGGAAGCAACCCCCTTTCCACACAGGATGATATTGCAGCAGCACTGGTGGAGGATGGACTGAATGTTTATGCCTGGTATAATGCCACGACCGAGGAATATAACCAGCATCTGAATGCAGCTCTTGATATCCGCCCTGACATAGTTATAGATGACGGAGGCGACTTGGTGCACCTGCTGCATGGGGAAAGGCAGGAGCTGCTGCCCAATATAATCGGAGGCAGTGAGGAAACTACTACAGGAGTCCTCAGACTCAAGGCAAGAGATAGAGAAGGACTGCTGAAGTTCCCCATGATTTCTGTTAATGATGCTTACTGCAAGTATCTGTTTGACAACAGGTACGGTACGGGTCAGTCGGTATGGGATGGGATAATGAGGACGACCAATCTCATAGTGGCTGGCAAGAACGTAGTGGTAGTGGGCTATGGCTGGTGCGGCAAGGGGGTCGCCATGAAGGCCAAAGGGCTTGGCGCCAATGTAATAGTTTGTGAAATTGACCCGATAAAAGCGATAGAGGCTTACATGGACGGCTTCAGGGTGATGTCAATGGATGACGCGGCGTCAATAGGGGATTTCTTTGTTACTGTTACCGGCTGTGCAAAGGTTATCACCGGAAAGCACTACAAGGTCATGAAGAACGGAGCGGTGCTCTCTAATGCCGGTCACTTTGATGTAGAGGTTTGGAAACCGGAGCTTGAGTCAATGTGCAAAGAGAAGAGGATAATGCGAAATAACATTATGGGATATGTTATGGAGGATGGAAGGATAATAAACCTGCTTGCTGATGGAAGGCTTGTGAATCTCGCTGCAGGAGACGGACACCCTGCCGAAATAATGGATATGAGCTTTGCACTGCAGGCCCTGTGCGCAAGATATATCAGTGAGAGCAAGGGAAAGCTTCAGAGCAAGGTATATGAGGTACCGGAGGCCATAGACAAAAAGGTTGCCCATATGAAGCTTGAAGCTCTGGGAATAACGATAGATAAGCTTACCAAGGAGCAGGAGGAATATCTGAGAGGCTGGGGAGAATAG